One segment of Erigeron canadensis isolate Cc75 chromosome 2, C_canadensis_v1, whole genome shotgun sequence DNA contains the following:
- the LOC122588854 gene encoding flavonoid 3',5'-hydroxylase 1-like has protein sequence MVSHELAFTALLVTLVLILISWYKSDETSNSRKAGTPPLPPGPKGLPLVGSLPFLGPNIHEELTNISHQYGPIFKLYLGSKLHIVVNSAEMAKVITVEQDESFANRAPHIAGLATSYGGNDIAFAPNNANRRNLRKVLVQEVLSNVNLEASHAYRRHEVRKAVKYVYDRVGMDVDINEISFSTVLNVLTNIIWRKGFVDDGTNYANLSEKIQKVICRIVEIAEGLNISDFFPMIARFDLQGVERKMKDQMKQFDKIIETTIKERMNSKSTNVEETVEQKGRKDFLQILLEHTDQKTGTSITMTQLKALVSDIFLGGTDATSAMVEWAMTEIFRDQKVMKRVQDELEEIVGLNNIVEESHIPKLKYLEAVCKETFRLHPPIPFLLPRAPNKPCTVGGYTVPEGATIFVNVWAIQRDPRHWEDPSEFNPDRFLNCNGSTEKWDYSGTNLTFLPFGSGRRRCPGIPLGEKMMMHILASLMHSFDWKLPNGEELDLSERFGIALKKKKPLVAVPTKRLSDPSLYM, from the exons atggtatcaCACGAGCTTGCTTTTACAGCACTATTAGTTACACTTGTGTTAATACTTATTTCATGGTACAAAAGTGATGAAACCTCCAACTCCCGGAAGGCAGGCACACCTCCATTGCCTCCGGGTCCGAAAGGTCTACCATTAGTCGGATCTCTTCCGTTTCTCGGCCCAAACATTCACGAAGAACTAACCAACATATCGCACCAATATGGTCCGATTTTTAAGCTCTACCTTGGAAGCAAGCTTCACATTGTGGTGAACTCTGCTGAAATGGCCAAGGTCATAACCGTTGAGCAAGACGAGAGCTTTGCTAACCGGGCCCCACATATTGCCGGGCTAGCAACAAGTTACGGTGGCAACGATATAGCGTTTGCACCGAATAATGCCAACCGACGTAACCTACGTAAAGTTTTGGTGCAAGAGGTCTTAAGCAACGTCAACCTTGAGGCGTCTCATGCGTATCGTAGACATGAGGTGAGAAAGGCCGTTAAATATGTGTACGATAGGGTTGGTATGGACGTCGATATCAACGAGATATCGTTCTCAACGGTGTTGAATGTGCTTACCAACATAATATGGAGGAAAGGGTTTGTGGATGACGGGACGAATTACGCTAATCTTAGTGAGAAGATACAAAAAGTGATATGTAGAATTGTTGAGATCGCGGAAGGGCTAAATATCTCGGACTTCTTCCCAATGATTGCAAGGTTTGATCTTCAAGGCGTTGAACGAAAAATGAAGGATCAAATGAAGCAATTCGACAAGATTATAGAGACTACTATCAAGGAGAGAATGAACTCCAAGTCTACAAACGTTGAAGAAACCGTTGAGCAAAAAGGAAGGAAAGATTTTCTACAAATATTGTTAGAGCATACAGATCAAAAAACTGGAACATCGATCACCATGACTCAATTAAAAGCCCTTGTTTCG GATATATTTCTAGGAGGAACAGATGCAACGTCGGCGATGGTGGAATGGGCAATGACGGAGATTTTTAGAGATCAAAAGGTGATGAAAAGGGTTCAAGATGAACTAGAAGAAATAGTAGGTCTAAACAACATCGTTGAAGAATCGCATATCCCAAAATTGAAGTACCTCGAGGCCGTGTGTAAGGAAACATTCCGTTTACATCCTCCAATACCTTTCCTACTCCCTCGAGCACCAAATAAGCCATGCACGGTTGGAGGGTACACCGTTCCAGAAGGGGCTACTATCTTTGTAAACGTATGGGCCATACAAAGGGACCCTCGACATTGGGAGGATCCATCTGAGTTCAACCCTGACCGGTTTTTGAACTGTAATGGTTCTACCGAGAAATGGGACTATAGTGGAACGAATCTTACGTTTTTACCATTTGGATCTGGTAGGAGAAGGTGCCCAGGAATTCCTTTAGGCGAGAAAATGATGATGCACATTTTGGCTTCGTTAATGCACTCCTTTGATTGGAAATTGCCGAATGGCGAAGAACTTGACCTCTCTGAGAGGTTTGGTATTGCACTCAAGAAAAAGAAGCCGCTTGTAGCCGTCCCGACTAAAAGATTAAGTGACCCAAGCCTTTACATGTGA